aaaaaaaacacaaacaaaaaaggggggaaatcatgttggaaacactatagcaattcatagtgttttatgatgaaagctacagtgcttccccacgtgatttagccttatttgtaatgacttgtaattgtaatttcaAAATaggtcaatattaaaaaaataaaattgacaaagataattttaaaaaaattataagaaaaaaaatatggagagacactgtagcaatccacaatgttttgtgaggaaagctacagtgttttccccacatgattaagctttattagaaagttaaattctaaacaactcaatattaaaaaaaaaatcgacgaagataattttggaaaaaaatattacaaaaaaaagaaaacacaaaagaaactgaaaaaaaaccatgtgatgaaaaactgtatcaatccatagtgttttgtgaggaaaaacttgtatttacttgtaattgcaattcttaaccagcttaatatttaaaaaataaaattgacaaagataattttagaaaaaaacataataaaacagaaaaaaaccatgtgttgTAGCAATCCaagtaatttgcgaggaaagttacagtgctttcctcacatattgtaactgtaatttttaaccagctcaatatttaaaaataaaataaaaaaagataattttggagaaaatcataaaaaaaaaaaacaaaaaaaaccatgcggagaaatactgtagcaatcaacaatgttttaaagaaaaaaaattacaaaactaaattctcaatcagctcaatattaaaaaaaatcgacaaatataattttgaaaaataaaaaaataaaatagaaaaactatgttgGAAAACACCGCagaaatccacaatattttaaagaaaaaaaattgcaaagcaaaatttttaactagctcaatatttaaaaagtaaaatcaacaaaaataattttggaaaacaaaaggaacacagaggaaagttgaaaaaaaaaagaaaagtaattttggaaagaaaaaaaaatgaaaaaggggaaagttggaaaaaaaatgaaaaaatacaaaaaaaaaagtaaaaaaaaaaaagaaatgcactGCACCGTGGATTACAAcagattactgttgtaatccacaatgcATTTGGGTGTGGGGAAACAATGATTTCCTCACACCATTTAGTTGTATGTATAATATCATAGTACTCTGCCCATCGTTTTGAAACTCGGCTCGGCCTGGCAGGTCGACTCGGGATCCAGCTGACCTGGGGCTGGAACCAGGCCGGGTTgcagaaaaaataggaaaagtcatGACTCAGTGTGACCCGGTGACCCGAcaaaacccggtcaaaaacccagttgcaacccgttgacttttgttttttttaactaaaatgacgtcgttttgattttttaaaaaatagggatTGACTCGGGCAACCGGATGACCCGATCAAAACCTAGAACACGAGCCTTGGACCGGGCCAGCCACCGGATCGGGTTTAAAAACAATGACTCTACCTcccatattaattataatttttatatatttcaccacactattaaatataaagataaaatgattACATGGTATACAGATAGGGTATATAGGTCAGGTCAAATTGACtaggttttaaaaaatcttgatttatcACCcgatttatgaaatttattttttagatttttttaattcattattatttataatatctatattatttgattttaatgaattgagttggattaaataatataaatattacgaAATAACTAGTTTCTTTTAACATCGTTATCACCAGAGAGgtttaaaaaaacccaagaatttTTAACTATACATGCAAGATTATGATGTGAATTAATTCGCAACATaaacaaacataattaaaaaataataatttcaaaccGAGAAGTATGGAAGTTGTCGACTTCATCTGTAGATGCGATGCTCCATCTAAAAATTTTCGATTTCATGTATATTCTGAAGATTTCTATTTTAATAAGAGCAAGTCAAATTCATTTTGCACTTTGATTTCATTAGATACCTTTCAATTTCCAGTTTTAATTCTGTTCGTCCTATATCTTATGAAGAACAAGAAGCTGATGAATTTTGAGAAAGCTTCATTTTCACGAGGGAAAAATCATTACATCAtaataatgcatttttgtgcaaaGAAAAAGTCATTAAATCTGCATTTCCCAAGATAGCATATCATCCTGGTAAGCATGTCCCTCCCTCTCTGGCGTGTTGTAGCATCATAGttcatacattttaaaaaaaacaccaacaagGTTGATGATGCACAACaatgaacaagaaaaattaaagcatgaaaaaaaaagaagtttttagAAAAGAAGCTAAgaataaaaagtaaagaaagagaagaatggGAGATTGGAAAATATACGACTTTGCAATTCTTATTCATTCATCAAAAACTAcataacatttagaaaaatatgatataacTATTAAAACTCTAACTACAACAAGCGATTGAACTTATAGCCCACTAAATGAAATGCCCAACaataaatcaaacccaacaaataaaatataattaataaacttcaactaaaagttcatataaattaaactaaaacataaGCTAATGTCAAATCTCTCAATGGTTTGTGTTATCTTTCATTGTCTATGATCATACGCGTGTGTAAACAATGTTTCGGGTTCGATGTCCCCACTACTTGACTTTCCTTacatacaaaaacaagaaagtatCAATACAATAAGGAAAAGGAAGCTATGATGTTACAGACGCCAAAAgatcaaaatcaataacaaaagtGAGAAGAGAGGCAATGACAATGGCTAATGACCGCTAGAATTTGAAAGAATCAAAATACACCGCATGACCGTTGGAAGATTTGGGATTACACAACTACATTAAACGAATTGTTTCATTTATTCACCCACACGcatcattttattatgtttttccgGTTAGGAGAGTTAGTTAAGTTGTTTTCCACATGTCCATTGAGGCACAAATCATGTAATGTTTGGTATTTCCTTGGTTTATATGTAATAGAAATGTCAGAAAGAAAATGCATGAAGAAAGATGAATTAACTAGTTTTGTCATcctatttcttctctttttcctctttGTTCTAGTCTAATCTATATTGTTCTATTGTGTTCTTCTCTTCTCAATTTCTTGATTTCTagcttaaaattatatttgcttAAGCAACAACATTATTCTACTGGATTTCTTCTTAGTTGGGGATCATCCCATTAGACTTACAATAAGTGGTATTAGAGCAGTTGATCCACGACCTAATACTATGGCTCTTAATACTAGAACACAAGAtctcaaaaaactaaaaaactcatTAGAAGCTGTCAGCAaggatcaaacacaaaattatgaacaactaatGAAGATGTTGAAGACTTACAATCACAAGCTGAAAACTACCAGGACTAACCATGAAGCAAAGATCAATGAACTCGCAAAACTTATTAGAGGATTGGCTTATCAATTTCTATAATTTCTCACTTGTCAACGCACCAATCTTATCCAATAATAACTGATTCTATTGGTCACCCATTCATAGGACACCAGTTCCATTCCAGAACATTGGACCAACCATCAGCCCATTCAAAAGAGCACCAGttccaaactagaacactaaTTCAACCATCAGCCCAATCTCAGGACACCAATTCCAAACCAGGACACTGGTCCAATCATCAGCCCATTCACCGGGTGCTAGTCCCAAACCAAGAACTAGTTCAACCATCATTCAAACACTACATATAAATGCTAAAATTTGAACTACATCTTATTAGGAGCTAAGCTAAAGAATTAAAAGAGACTTTAAATTGGAGATCTAAGTGTCAGACACCTACCTGAAATCTTTGCTTTGCTAGCCGTCCCCTGCTCTCGTTTATTTCCCACAATCTCACTTGTATCAATAGTTACACTAATTTAAATTTCGAGTCTTAACCACACATACGTACTATTTTCATTTCCTTCATAATTTgacattttataataaaaaacaattccaaacagAAGTTATCAATTTACAAGTTTTAGGTGGCTCAATATAACAGATACCAAACACTGTTTAGTAGTTTGAGTATAACCGGAGCTATAGAACTCGGTTTTATATGTGGTTTGTTTTTTGGAACGCTAAAACATGgttctacaacttttatgaagatgAATATACCTAGTTTTTCCATCTACATGCCTAAATTcacaaatttcaaaaacccaaaaatttgTCCTGCTTATTCCTGGTTTTGGCCTATCTTCGTTTTTTCTTCCATATATAGTGTTTTGTCACTCCAATTTAAGCAAGGTCAATTTCATTAGAGAGGTAACATCCATGTCGACAACTTTCGTGaagaaaaatatctcaaattcTGTCATCTTAGGGTTCAAATCTTAGTAGAGAAATTAAAAGACAATCTGtccagttttgatttttatgttcaaCAAGTATAAATTTGTTTCCCATGCATTTTTCCATTATTTCCAGCTAAACACAAAATCCTATCATTATTTAACAGACTTCTTAAACATATACTAAGGTATtctaaaatctcaattattcaaggaaaacacaaacaaattcaattgACTTAATAAGAGAGCTTGTTACCTTctattacaaagaaaataagtCAAGAGATTGAGAACAACCGTTTTTCTTCTTACCATCCCTTCCTTCTTCTAACCCTTCCCTTCCCAGGCTGTAGACACCTGGCGATGGGGCTGCCATGCCCTAGGCGCTAAGGCCAAACCCGTGTGCCTGGCTGTAGACCCAGGCGAGCGGGTCTATATCCAACACATGGCAGCCCTAGCGCATGActtaatattattgtttgtattataaatatttttatttttattataattaatattattaatattaaaaatattgttatttttattataattaatattgtcaatattaaaaatattattatttgtattataaattttattatttttattacaattaatatcataaatattattaaatccgttaatattattaaattttaaaaaaaatattattataaaaaaacatagatttgatttgaagggcaaaatcaattattattattattattattattattattattattattaacttgggtctgacatgccCTTCTAGACTTAAGTTTTTTGAGGCTGGAAAGGTGCGTCTAATCCAAGTTACTTGAGAGTGGCATGAGCGCAAACCCAAGTTCCTTGGGTCTTGCAGCCTCACTTGGCCCAAGACACTTGGACAGGTGTTCAAACCCAAAGCTATTGGGTCCAGTGTCCGAACCCAAGGCTCTTAGGTCCTATGTCCTGATCCAAGTCTAATGGGTCCAGATTGTAGCCAGACTCAAGACTCTTGAATCTGTCGTTTATGAGGGGCTCAAAGCTCTTGGATCTGGTGTTGCAgacagacccacttaaacttggttaagtttaatattattattaatataataattaataattttgaaaaaaaataatattgaaaaacaactatagatttgatttgaaggataaacttaaaaattattattattattattattattattattattattattattattattattattttatttgaaaaaaaatattattactagggaagaaaaaccataatttttttaatagattaaaaatatatgaacttgAGCTAGATaagttatatattattattaatattataaatattattattggttCTGATTTGgctctttgatctttttttatagaCAAACccaacacttttaaatcttagtttttttaatgttttttatggaaaaaagtTGGCTCGGGGCACCTAACTAGTCTTCAAGCTAAACCAAATCAGAAATGGCTCCTCAGctcaaaaaaatcttcaaaacctcACTATATTTTGCTGTCCAATTTGTTAGAAATATTTGAAGCAGTAAAGTAAAAATGGAAACATGGAAAGATACTTTGAATTTCATTCATATTACATCActcttctaaaaaacaaatccctaTAGACTTGGATTTAAACTTACAATACTCCGCACATATATTTATACTAATCTAAAATAATTCAAgagacttaaaaaataaatatatctataataattatatacatatacacctaaaaaataaaagatactttgaataaaaatttcaaaattaatttgtgttGAGACTCCTCTTCAAAACCTcactataattaatttgttcaaaGCAACTACCATTATCTTCACCAGTGTGGAGAGGAGCATTAACAAAATCTTGGCATGACTTGTGAAAAGAAAGCGACAATCTTTTGGGATGTCAATATTTTCTTGCAAGTTTCAGAGAATATCagaaaaatcattgaaagaAAGCAAGTACGATGAAAATTCTAAATCACATGATAGAATTCTGGTCATTGGTCAGATAGGAATTTGTACAAGAAGCAAGCCAAACGAAAATCTAGCATTAAAGATAACATGTAGCAAATGCCAAGCTATCTTGATGTTAAACCTTTGAAGATGTTAATCTCGAAAGCAACATATTCCTTTGGCACagacaaaatcaaagaaacagaCTGGTTTTCTCTATTTCTTGATGAAACAAACTAACAAGATTCACCTCTTCCATCTTTCTGTGTATTCCAGCAGGATCCAAAGCAAATGCAGCACATTCTGTCTTCAAGATCGGACATCATCTTCCCCGGCTTCGCATCACGCAGCACATTTTCTTGACACACATAATGCAACTTATTAACATTGGACAAGGCTGCATAACCGGTTGAGCTCAAATCCGACACCTGCTGAATTTAAACTGCGTCAACTTATGAGCTCATGAGCATGCAAATATCACAACTCAAAAGCTCAGGATGTCAGCAAGCTGAGAACAACATATATAGGcaactaaaatacaaaaaccagaCAATCAGTCACCATATAAAATACACATTTAGAAAATTGTTGCCAATTACAAATTTACTGAGACCATTtacatttcaaacaaaaatggATAACCAAATATTTTGACCAATTACAGCAGTGGCAGACTAGCAGCAAACGAGGATGTTGTGTTCCTTGTATATGCCACTCCTCTCCCCACAAGCTACATGCTTGCAACAATTGTAATTGCAGAGAGATggtaataagaaaaacattgcCTTAGATTCTCTCATCCCTACTATAAATGTAAAATCTTGTATAATACATGTACATAATCAATTCCACCACACTTAGCGCAGCAAgtatccaataaaaataatcaagatgaGCCCGGTTCAAATTATTGTTGAACCAGCTATAACAGCCAATGCCACCAGTCGCTTTCTCAATCACAGAGATGAGAAAGCTGCTAAGAAATTTTCCTACACCAAAGATACTGAGGTATAGTGAAAGACCAACACTCTTTAAATCACTAGGGACCTGATCATAGAAAATTTCTTGCAGACCAACCATGGTGAAGACATCAGCAACTCCGAACAAGACATATGAAGGAACTAACCACCAAACACTCATTGGAACAGTCACATTTGGTTCATTGACTAGACCAGATTCTTGAGCGATTTCGAGCCTTTTCATCTCAACTAGAGCAGCAAATGCTATCGAAACAGCAGATAAAAACATCCCAGTTCCAATTCTCTGAAGCATTGAAATGCCAGATGGTTTCCTTGTTAAAGCTCTTGCAACAGGAACAAAGAGACGGTCATAGATAGCAATACAGAGGATCATGGAAATGCTGCTAAAGCTTTCAAGTGAAGCTGCTGGTATCTCGAAACCTGGTGAAATTGATCTATCCATGGTTGCTGCTTGCTTGACAAAGAAAGTTGAGGACTGTGGAAACACAATTGCATATCCCAAGCATGTAGTCCATATTGGAATAAGCCTGAGTACTGCCTTGGCTTCTTCAACATCACGAAAGGTACAAACCTTCTGATCTTCTTTTGAGCCATCTGTTGTAAGCAGCGCATTGTTTAGGAACCTGGAATCAATTTTTATCTTAGAGAAGCTTGATATGGTAAAGCAAAAGGTCTTTTGAGTAAAACTTCACTGATTCAAGACCACAGAGAGCAGAAGTAATCTCCCACTTGATAAAATATCATAGAGCATCAATACTTAATCTATATGGTGACATGAAATCACTCCCTTCTGTACCGTAATCAGTGTTACAATCTCCACTGGTTGATGCAAATCAACAAGCACACTAAGACAATACAGCATCTTAGACCCATATCAACAAATAATTAAGTGTATCTCCtaacaaaatctaaatttgaTATCATCAAACAATTGCCAAGGATAACAAACAGCCGTTTAATGATGCTAATAGCACATAAATCAGAGACATTTCAGAGGTGATTAACTGTTCTGTGGAAAGTATTAAAAGTGCAAGGCGCACTTAAGCACCACGGCTATTAGAGGCTAGGCTGCAGGATCTCCACCTACTACAATGCACTTTGGATCCCCAAAATGAATCACGGTGATATTACTAGTTTTCCATACGAAGGGTTAAATAGAATATCAGAGCTCAGATTGCTATCACAATACGATATCATGGACTTTGCATTTGATCCTAACTGGTTAAAGCTcacaaaataaagtattttcaatcaatgtcttacttaaaaATTCCCATCTAATGAAAATCTTCAGGTCAACTAGAAGcaatttgtgtttaatttttaacctCAAAGACACGATAAATTCTCTTACTTGAACTGCTCATAACTTTGGTGAGGTACAGTTCCACGACCTTCTTCCTCAGAAGCTATTGAGGAAGGAGTAAATCGCCAATTCCTGAAAGCTGCCACAAAGACCCGAGTAATTCTCAAAAGTGCGTTGTTCCCTTCCCTTTTAACACTGTACCGATATTTCTTTGATCCCAGTAAGAAGATGATCAGTGCACAGATCATCATAATGCATGGGATTCCAAATCCAAGACTCCAACTAAGATTGTCTTGAATGTATGTTAAAACCAGTAGTGATACTAAGATGCCtgaactcataaaaaaataccacCAATTGAAGAATGAGCTTTTGGATTTGTACTCTTTGGTGTCTTGTCTATCAAATTGATCCGCTCCAAAAGCCTGGACACAAGGCTTGTGCCCACCTTGGCCAAGTGCTACTAGATAGAGagcaataaataataaaatcacttgCAGTGTATTAGAAGAACAGGACATACTGTCACTTTGACAGTCAGATGTAGGAAGCATAGCTGATAGAGTCAACAAGCCAAGTCCCtacaattaaattcaaaacatgACAGAAACTTTAAAGCCAAAGCTGAACAGCATAAGTTTATTAATTTCCAGGAATCATGAACAAATTGTTTACCCACTCCtcaagaacagaaaagaaaggATAAGTATGTAGTATCTTGTGTCTTAAAGACATTACACAATCATGCTGACTATTTAATAGGGTAGGTTTAAAATCCTTAATTTATGTCCAGCCAATCCAAATAgagatcaagaaaacaaacctaaagGAAGATGTTATCAACCTGTGAACTCAGGTTTGGTTTCAATGAAAGAAACTGCAACCAATACGAAGTATAGCAGGCAATTACTGAACTTTGGCCACAACTATCTCAATTCCTCCCGAATAGACTATAGTTCAGTTGATTCTTGCAAAGATTAAGCTTTGAGAACTGTTTTCAATTTCCAAATACCTTGGTACTTGAAATAAACCCAAGATAGTTAAAAGGGTCAGGTGATCAAGAAATTTGCAGGAAGGAGTGCTGTTTCGCCAATGCACAACTTTGTTTAAGCTGTCAATTCTTTACTACATGTGTGCGTGTGTGTCATCCATAGTTTACTAAAATGATGGGACTCGAAGCCAATGTAGATGGCGACTGTCATCTCAATTCTCGAGGATCTCAATTCTCGAGGACTAGAATATTTACTTGAGTTACTCAACAATCATAGatgaatattttccttttagaaAACTCAGCTAAATCTAAGAAAAATAGCTGAGCAGATACATCAGCTAACTTAGGTTGATgatactcaaaaaataaaataaaataataaataaaaatcagaacttttttatttgcttttatgaGACTGCAGGCCTACTTTATTTGTAATCCAAAGATCTGGTATCCTAGCCAAGCTTTCATAGATTGAAACTAAGTGATTTTTGTTGGCATGTCATCCATATTCAAATTGGTGTATTCACGAGAAGTTTTTTTCCCACACCCTTTCTAGATTGGAACCTACAACGATGACACAGAGAACAAACTTTCATACTACTTCATACTACCTAAGCCAACACCTCAATTGGTCCTTAGGAACAATTATAAACATCTAGAAATCAAACTCTCTAACCagtaaaattagtttttgagaGATGTTTTTTACCAAGATGTAGATAAGTGAGGCAATAATAATAGTCCTGCATCTTCCAAGAAAAGAATCAGCAACAAATGCACCGAACAAGGGCAGCAACGACGCTGTGCCTGACCATACGTTCACATTCTTAGCCGCAGTAACGGTTGATTGACCCAACGGCCCAGTTAAATACGTTATTAAGTTGGAAGAGATCCCATAATAAGCAAACCTCTCTGCAACTTCCACACCTGCACTTGTACACCAAACAAGCTagttaaaacacaaaacaatggcTTCGGCTggattaaatatagaaaaagaaacagctGTGTTACCTATAATGAAAGCTGCAGACCTCCATCCACCAGAGTTGTATCTACAAACTGGGTTGCCCTTATAATCAACGCAGTCATCAACAGTGTCGTTTAGGAGTGGAGTTCGGACCTCTTGTGTCTCTGAACTGGAGAGGTTAGAAATGGACATCGCAGTTTACTACAGCTACTGATTACTAGTTAAAATGACCAGCAATCATAATCTGGTTCCAATTATGCTAACGTATGGAGGATAACATTTATAAAGAATTGCCGTCTTGTTCAGCAACAAAATGCTTGGCTTTATTTGATAGTGGATAGTCGGCCTCACTTATTCATATAATAGTAGTTAGGTGGCCGGCGtaggataattgtttttttcataaaaaatacatatatataaaaaacagttAAGATATAATAGTATTAGATAAAGTTACACCGAAGAGTTTATGTTCGCGGCAACACTGaattaagaataatatttataatattaattataatattttttatattaataataatattaaacttatctgATCtaagttcttataattttttatgtcatgaaattaaatttatagtttttctttaataataataatatattttaaaaatttattactgataatgataatgatgacaataataataacgagTGATATTAATGATTATAAACTTAGGTCTAGCGTCCCAGCCAAACCTAAGTTTTTGAAGTCTGGTatccctaataataataaaaataatattattaaaattgtctaacccaagttcttatagtttttactttttaattcattcaaatcaaatttatggttttttttcgataataataatattgttttttaaatttaataataatacaaatattaagaataagaataacactaataatcaattaatcataataataataagaataatgacgatgacaacaacaacaacattaataataataatttttaatcttacccttcaaatcaaatctatggttttttttaatagtaataatatttttaaaaaaattattaataattatattaataatatttttaatattaataataatataaaatatgtcTGACttaagttcttatagtttttaattttacccttcaaatcaaatctattgttgttt
This window of the Populus trichocarpa isolate Nisqually-1 chromosome 13, P.trichocarpa_v4.1, whole genome shotgun sequence genome carries:
- the LOC7494433 gene encoding protein NRT1/ PTR FAMILY 5.10 isoform X3, with the protein product MSISNLSSSETQEVRTPLLNDTVDDCVDYKGNPVCRYNSGGWRSAAFIIGVEVAERFAYYGISSNLITYLTGPLGQSTVTAAKNVNVWSGTASLLPLFGAFVADSFLGRCRTIIIASLIYILGLGLLTLSAMLPTSDCQSDSMSCSSNTLQVILLFIALYLVALGQGGHKPCVQAFGADQFDRQDTKEYKSKSSFFNWWYFFMSSGILVSLLVLTYIQDNLSWSLGFGIPCIMMICALIIFLLGSKKYRYSVKREGNNALLRITRVFVAAFRNWRFTPSSIASEEEGRGTVPHQSYEQFKFLNNALLTTDGSKEDQKVCTFRDVEEAKAVLRLIPIWTTCLGYAIVFPQSSTFFVKQAATMDRSISPGFEIPAASLESFSSISMILCIAIYDRLFVPVARALTRKPSGISMLQRIGTGMFLSAVSIAFAALVEMKRLEIAQESGLVNEPNVTVPMSVWWLVPSYVLFGVADVFTMQVSDLSSTGYAALSNVNKLHYVCQENVLRDAKPGKMMSDLEDRMCCICFGSCWNTQKDGRGESC
- the LOC7494433 gene encoding protein NRT1/ PTR FAMILY 5.10 isoform X9, whose translation is MSISNLSSSETQEVRTPLLNDTVDDCVDYKGNPVCRYNSGGWRSAAFIIGVEVAERFAYYGISSNLITYLTGPLGQSTVTAAKNVNVWSGTASLLPLFGAFVADSFLGRCRTIIIASLIYILGLGLLTLSAMLPTSDCQSDSMSCSSNTLQVILLFIALYLVALGQGGHKPCVQAFGADQFDRQDTKEYKSKSSFFNWWYFFMSSGILVSLLVLTYIQDNLSWSLGFGIPCIMMICALIIFLLGSKKYRYSVKREGNNALLRITRVFVAAFRNWRFTPSSIASEEEGRGTVPHQSYEQFKFLNNALLTTDGSKEDQKVCTFRDVEEAKAVLRLIPIWTTCLGYAIVFPQSSTFFVKQAATMDRSISPGFEIPAASLESFSSISMILCIAIYDRLFVPVARALTRKPSGISMLQRIGTGMFLSAVSIAFAALVEMKRLEIAQESGLVNEPNVTVPMSVWWCRI
- the LOC7494433 gene encoding protein NRT1/ PTR FAMILY 5.10 isoform X7 → MSISNLSSSETQEVRTPLLNDTVDDCVDYKGNPVCRYNSGGWRSAAFIIGVEVAERFAYYGISSNLITYLTGPLGQSTVTAAKNVNVWSGTASLLPLFGAFVADSFLGRCRTIIIASLIYILGLGLLTLSAMLPTSDCQSDSMSCSSNTLQVILLFIALYLVALGQGGHKPCVQAFGADQFDRQDTKEYKSKSSFFNWWYFFMSSGILVSLLVLTYIQDNLSWSLGFGIPCIMMICALIIFLLGSKKYRYSVKREGNNALLRITRVFVAAFRNWRFTPSSIASEEEGRGTVPHQSYEQFKFLNNALLTTDGSKEDQKVCTFRDVEEAKAVLRLIPIWTTCLGYAIVFPQSSTFFVKQAATMDRSISPGFEIPAASLESFSSISMILCIAIYDRLFVPVARALTRKPSGISMLQRIGTGMFLSAVSIAFAALVEMKRLEIAQESGLVNEPNVTVPMSVWCRCRI